Proteins from a genomic interval of Quercus lobata isolate SW786 chromosome 11, ValleyOak3.0 Primary Assembly, whole genome shotgun sequence:
- the LOC115968783 gene encoding protein ENHANCED DISEASE RESISTANCE 2-like isoform X1: protein MGTSESEEKMEGWLYLIRSNRIGLQYSRKRYFILEDHHLKSFKSVPISNNQDPVRSAIIDSCIRVMDNGRESIHRKVLFIFTLYNTSNDNDQLKLGASSPEEAARWIHFFQEAALKGGPDEEDNLVGCSKSRWLPFRFSGSRWVNHSSSIDWTLCSSTQTDPVTSDVIAPSPWTIIGCQNGLRLFKEAKDRDSRVKWDDHPAIMAVGVVDGPSEAIFQTLMSLGPLRSEWDFCFYKGSVVEHLDGHTDIIHKQLYSDWLPWGMKRRDLLLRRYWRREDGGTYVILYHSVFHKKCPPQKGYVRACLKSGGYVISPVNQGTQSVVKHMTAVDWKFWKSYLRPSSARSITICMLGRIAALREMFKAKLGNYTLDLSSGELTRNIRLNQIEGDSMVEFHTPRGDGKTRENKAEEMEKTPSEHASLVSLNDVADEFFDVPEPLDYDQSENSWSPDFGPDTYSQDTRQPKLSTAAGLVKRLHDLAVQKRGYVDLQEMAREDCIPCCYGTTLPKDPTCTLACSWTQADPSSFLIRGENYLEDHKKVKAKSTLMQMVAADWLKSDKREDDLAGRPGSIVQKYAAQGGPEFFFIVNMQIPGSTAYNLAIYYMMNTPMANAPLLERFVNGDDAYRNSRFKLIPYISKGSWIVKQSVGKKACLLGQALEINYFHGKNYLELGVNVGSSTVARGVSGLVLGYLNNLVMELAFLIEANTPEELPEYLLGTCRFNHLDASKAVLVKP from the exons ATGGGTACGTcagaaagtgaagaaaaaatggAAGGGTGGCTATATCTCATACGCTCCAATCGGATTGGATTACAGTACTCTCGCAAACGCTACTTCATTCTCGAAGATCACCATCTCAAAAGCTTCAAATCTGTTCCCATTTCCAACAATCAG GATCCTGTTAGAAGTGCTATTATAGATTCCTGCATTCGGGTCATGGACAACGGAAGGGAGAGCATTCATAGAAAA GTACTCTTCATATTCACGCTTTATAATACTTCAAATGACAATGATCAACTTAAG TTGGGAGCAAGCAGTCCTGAAGAAGCGGCAAGGTGGATTCATTTCTTTCAGGAAGCAGCTTTAAAG GGTGGTCCTGATGAGGAAGATAATCTTGTGGGTTGTTCCAAGAGCAGATGGCTTCCCTTCAG ATTCAGTGGTTCTAGATGGGTAAACCACTCTAGTTCCATTGACTGGACTCTTTGTTCATCCACGCAAACGGATCCTGTGACTTCGGATGTTATTGCTCCTTCACCTTGGACAATAATTGGTTGTCAGAATG GTCTCCGGCTATTTAAAGAAGCTAAAGATAGGGATTCCCGTGTGAAG TGGGATGATCATCCTGCTATAATGGCTGTGGGTGTGGTTGATGGACCTTCAGAAGCCATTTTCCAGACACTTATGTCTCTTGGTCCCTTAAGATCAGA ATGGGACTTCTGTTTCTACAAGGGCAGTGTGGTTGAGCACCTTGATGGTCATACTGATATTATTCACAAGCAGTTATATAGCGATTGGTTACCTTG GGGAATGAAGCGAAGAGATCTGTTACTAAGACGTTATTGGAGAAGGGAAGATGGTGGAACATACG TTATTCTCTACCATTCTGTGTTTCACAAGAAGTGTCCACCTCAGAAGGGCTATGTCCGTGCCTGCCTTAAAA GTGGAGGATATGTTATATCACCTGTGAACCAAGGAACACAATCAGTTGTAAAGCACATGACTGCTGTTGATTGGAAATTCTGGAAATCTTATCTACGACCTTCTTCAGCCCGATCTATTACCATCTGTATGCTTGGGAGAATCGCCG CATTACGAGAGATGTTTAAAGCAAAACTCGGAAATTATACCCTTGATTTATCATCAGGAGAGTTGACAAGAAACATTAGGTTGAATCAGATTGAAGGGGATAGCATGGTTGAATTTCATACACCGAGGGGGGATGGGAAGACCAGGGAAAATAAAGCTGAAGAAATGGAGAAAACACCTTCCGAACATGCAAGCCTAGTTAGCTTGAATGATGTTGCTGATGAATTTTTTGATGTACCAGAACCATTAGATTATGATCAATCTGAAAATAGCTGGTCTCCTGATTTTGGCCCTGATACCTACTCCCAG GATACACGTCAACCAAAATTATCCACTGCTGCTGGTCTTGTGAAAAGATTGCATGATCTTGCAG TTCAAAAAAGGGGCTATGTGGACTTACAAGAGATGGCAAGGGAAGACTGTATCCCATGCTGCTATGGGACAACCCTTCCAAAAGATCCAACTTGTACATTAGCTTGCAGTTGGACACAAGCGGATCCTTCGTCTTTCCTAATTCGTGGAGAGAATTATCTGGAAGACCATAAGAAG GTTAAGGCAAAGAGCACCTTGATGCAAATGGTTGCTGCAGATTGGCTGAAATCTGACAAGCGAGAAGATGATCTTGCAGGCCGTCCTGGAAGTATTGTTCAG AAATATGCAGCACAGGGTGGGCCAGAGTTCTTCTTCATTGTAAACATGCAG ATCCCAGGCTCAACAGCATATAACCTTgctatatattatatgatgaatACTCCTATGGCAAATGCACCCTTGCTAGAGCGTTTTGTCAATGGAGATGATGCATATAGAAATTCAAGGTTTAAACTCATACCATATATATCTAAG GGTTCATGGATAGTTAAGCAGAGTGTAGGAAAGAAAGCATGCCTTCTTGGCCAAGCCcttgaaattaattatttcCACGGGAAGAACTATTTGGAG CTTGGGGTCAATGTTGGGTCTTCAACAGTTGCAAGGGGTGTGTCTGGTCTTGTTCTCGGATACCTTAACAATCTCGTTATGGAGTTGGCATTCTTGATAGAG GCGAATACACCAGAGGAGCTCCCAGAGTATCTTCTAGGAACCTGCCGTTTTAACCATCTTGATGCCTCCAAAGCAGTATTAGTGAAACCATAA
- the LOC115968783 gene encoding protein ENHANCED DISEASE RESISTANCE 2-like isoform X2 translates to MGTSESEEKMEGWLYLIRSNRIGLQYSRKRYFILEDHHLKSFKSVPISNNQDPVRSAIIDSCIRVMDNGRESIHRKVLFIFTLYNTSNDNDQLKLGASSPEEAARWIHFFQEAALKGGPDEEDNLVGCSKSRWLPFRFSGSRWVNHSSSIDWTLCSSTQTDPVTSDVIAPSPWTIIGCQNGLRLFKEAKDRDSRVKWDDHPAIMAVGVVDGPSEAIFQTLMSLGPLRSEGMKRRDLLLRRYWRREDGGTYVILYHSVFHKKCPPQKGYVRACLKSGGYVISPVNQGTQSVVKHMTAVDWKFWKSYLRPSSARSITICMLGRIAALREMFKAKLGNYTLDLSSGELTRNIRLNQIEGDSMVEFHTPRGDGKTRENKAEEMEKTPSEHASLVSLNDVADEFFDVPEPLDYDQSENSWSPDFGPDTYSQDTRQPKLSTAAGLVKRLHDLAVQKRGYVDLQEMAREDCIPCCYGTTLPKDPTCTLACSWTQADPSSFLIRGENYLEDHKKVKAKSTLMQMVAADWLKSDKREDDLAGRPGSIVQKYAAQGGPEFFFIVNMQIPGSTAYNLAIYYMMNTPMANAPLLERFVNGDDAYRNSRFKLIPYISKGSWIVKQSVGKKACLLGQALEINYFHGKNYLELGVNVGSSTVARGVSGLVLGYLNNLVMELAFLIEANTPEELPEYLLGTCRFNHLDASKAVLVKP, encoded by the exons ATGGGTACGTcagaaagtgaagaaaaaatggAAGGGTGGCTATATCTCATACGCTCCAATCGGATTGGATTACAGTACTCTCGCAAACGCTACTTCATTCTCGAAGATCACCATCTCAAAAGCTTCAAATCTGTTCCCATTTCCAACAATCAG GATCCTGTTAGAAGTGCTATTATAGATTCCTGCATTCGGGTCATGGACAACGGAAGGGAGAGCATTCATAGAAAA GTACTCTTCATATTCACGCTTTATAATACTTCAAATGACAATGATCAACTTAAG TTGGGAGCAAGCAGTCCTGAAGAAGCGGCAAGGTGGATTCATTTCTTTCAGGAAGCAGCTTTAAAG GGTGGTCCTGATGAGGAAGATAATCTTGTGGGTTGTTCCAAGAGCAGATGGCTTCCCTTCAG ATTCAGTGGTTCTAGATGGGTAAACCACTCTAGTTCCATTGACTGGACTCTTTGTTCATCCACGCAAACGGATCCTGTGACTTCGGATGTTATTGCTCCTTCACCTTGGACAATAATTGGTTGTCAGAATG GTCTCCGGCTATTTAAAGAAGCTAAAGATAGGGATTCCCGTGTGAAG TGGGATGATCATCCTGCTATAATGGCTGTGGGTGTGGTTGATGGACCTTCAGAAGCCATTTTCCAGACACTTATGTCTCTTGGTCCCTTAAGATCAGA GGGAATGAAGCGAAGAGATCTGTTACTAAGACGTTATTGGAGAAGGGAAGATGGTGGAACATACG TTATTCTCTACCATTCTGTGTTTCACAAGAAGTGTCCACCTCAGAAGGGCTATGTCCGTGCCTGCCTTAAAA GTGGAGGATATGTTATATCACCTGTGAACCAAGGAACACAATCAGTTGTAAAGCACATGACTGCTGTTGATTGGAAATTCTGGAAATCTTATCTACGACCTTCTTCAGCCCGATCTATTACCATCTGTATGCTTGGGAGAATCGCCG CATTACGAGAGATGTTTAAAGCAAAACTCGGAAATTATACCCTTGATTTATCATCAGGAGAGTTGACAAGAAACATTAGGTTGAATCAGATTGAAGGGGATAGCATGGTTGAATTTCATACACCGAGGGGGGATGGGAAGACCAGGGAAAATAAAGCTGAAGAAATGGAGAAAACACCTTCCGAACATGCAAGCCTAGTTAGCTTGAATGATGTTGCTGATGAATTTTTTGATGTACCAGAACCATTAGATTATGATCAATCTGAAAATAGCTGGTCTCCTGATTTTGGCCCTGATACCTACTCCCAG GATACACGTCAACCAAAATTATCCACTGCTGCTGGTCTTGTGAAAAGATTGCATGATCTTGCAG TTCAAAAAAGGGGCTATGTGGACTTACAAGAGATGGCAAGGGAAGACTGTATCCCATGCTGCTATGGGACAACCCTTCCAAAAGATCCAACTTGTACATTAGCTTGCAGTTGGACACAAGCGGATCCTTCGTCTTTCCTAATTCGTGGAGAGAATTATCTGGAAGACCATAAGAAG GTTAAGGCAAAGAGCACCTTGATGCAAATGGTTGCTGCAGATTGGCTGAAATCTGACAAGCGAGAAGATGATCTTGCAGGCCGTCCTGGAAGTATTGTTCAG AAATATGCAGCACAGGGTGGGCCAGAGTTCTTCTTCATTGTAAACATGCAG ATCCCAGGCTCAACAGCATATAACCTTgctatatattatatgatgaatACTCCTATGGCAAATGCACCCTTGCTAGAGCGTTTTGTCAATGGAGATGATGCATATAGAAATTCAAGGTTTAAACTCATACCATATATATCTAAG GGTTCATGGATAGTTAAGCAGAGTGTAGGAAAGAAAGCATGCCTTCTTGGCCAAGCCcttgaaattaattatttcCACGGGAAGAACTATTTGGAG CTTGGGGTCAATGTTGGGTCTTCAACAGTTGCAAGGGGTGTGTCTGGTCTTGTTCTCGGATACCTTAACAATCTCGTTATGGAGTTGGCATTCTTGATAGAG GCGAATACACCAGAGGAGCTCCCAGAGTATCTTCTAGGAACCTGCCGTTTTAACCATCTTGATGCCTCCAAAGCAGTATTAGTGAAACCATAA